The stretch of DNA ACGTCCTTGATCTCATAGAAAAATACTGCGGCGCAAGGCTAACTCATAGCTCAATAAGGATCGGTGGCGTGCCGCTTGATCTGCCTGATGGCTGGTGCGAGGAGCTGCTTAAATTTTGTGAAAAATTTCCAAGCGACATCATGCTTTATGAAGATCTGCTAAGTGAAAATAGAATTTGGCAAGCAAGACTTGTTGGTGTAGGCGTAATTAGCAAAGAACTAGCCCTTAGTAGCGGCTGCTCTGGCGTCATGCTAAGAGCAAGTGGTGTGGCGCGCGATATAAGAAAAGAAGAGCCTTATCTCATCTATGACGAGCTAGACTTTGACGTGCCTTATGCGACACACGGCGACTGCTACGCAAGGTATCTGCTTTACATGAAAGAGATGCGTGAGTGTGTGAAAATTTTAAAGCAGTGTGTTAGCAAGTATCAGACAAGCAGCCCCGCTATCATCGCCGACGCGCCAGATTACGTGAGCGCTTCAAAAGAGCAGATAATGAGCCAAAACTACTCACTAATGCAGCATTTTGTGCTGATAACTCAGGGGCTAAAGCCTCCAAAAGGTGAAATTTACTTCGCTAGTGAGTCACCAAAGGGAGAGCTTGGAATTTATATAAACTCAGATGGCAGCGCAAGCCCATATCGCCTAAAAATTCGCACACCAAGCTTTTGGCACTGTGCTATTTATGAAGATTTATTGGTTGGCCAGTACGTTGCTGATGTCGCTACGATAGTTGGTAGCACAAATATCATCTTAGGTGAGGTCGATAGATGAGAAGGGTCGATCTTAGGCACTTAAAGAGTGAGTTTTTGAGCGCTCTTGGACAGCAGATAAAGGCTAGCGAGGCTGGCGAAGTGATTATATTTTTATTTGAGATAGGCGATTTTAGTGGTGTGACAAAGGCTGTAAATTTAGCCTATAATCTAAACTGCGAAGTGATGAACTCGCTTAAATTTAACCAAGTTGATTGGGTATTAACCATAAAAAAGGGCAAGATATGAAATTTAATGATTTAATAGCAGGTAAAAGCTTAAGCATTGCAAATTTACTAAGCTTGAGCGATAAAAATTTAGCAAAAAAGATAAAAGAGCATGAGTTTAAATACATCTCTTGCATCGAAGATAGCGAGCTTGGCGGCGAAAATTTAATCCGCTGCGAAATAGGCTCAATAAGCTACGTCTTAGCTCTTCTTTGCAAATACGCAAATTTATCTTGCGATGAGTTTTTTAGCGAGCTTGATGATGGGCTGATAAGTGGCGAGTGCAATGTTGGTGAAGAGGAATTTGAAGAGCTAGGCGAGTGGATAAAGGACGTTAAAAACATCGTTATTGATGATTCATTTTTTACTCATCCAGATAAAGATGCGATCTTTTGGCTACTTGAAATTTTAGGCAAAAATGTCGTTTTGGCTGGTGGTTGCAGGAAAGAATTTAACGATTATCACAAAATAGACGAGCTAAAAGAGCTTGAAAATTTTGACGGAGCGGTCGTTTATCTAAACAAAAACGCAAGCGATGAGATCGTGGGCGGCGTGCAGTTTGGCATCGTAGCAAAGGC from Campylobacter concisus encodes:
- a CDS encoding NADH-ubiquinone oxidoreductase subunit E family protein produces the protein MRRVDLRHLKSEFLSALGQQIKASEAGEVIIFLFEIGDFSGVTKAVNLAYNLNCEVMNSLKFNQVDWVLTIKKGKI
- the nuoD gene encoding NADH dehydrogenase (quinone) subunit D, coding for MSQSPNRLKPFFENLEFEQNDGKMILNFGPQHPSAHGQLKLVLELDGEKVVRAMPEVGFMHRGVEKMAENMTYQEFIPVTDRVDYIASSANNYAFCAAVEKLCAIEVPRRAQIIRVMLLELNRISSHLLFLATHALDVGAMSVFLYAFREREYVLDLIEKYCGARLTHSSIRIGGVPLDLPDGWCEELLKFCEKFPSDIMLYEDLLSENRIWQARLVGVGVISKELALSSGCSGVMLRASGVARDIRKEEPYLIYDELDFDVPYATHGDCYARYLLYMKEMRECVKILKQCVSKYQTSSPAIIADAPDYVSASKEQIMSQNYSLMQHFVLITQGLKPPKGEIYFASESPKGELGIYINSDGSASPYRLKIRTPSFWHCAIYEDLLVGQYVADVATIVGSTNIILGEVDR